The following proteins are encoded in a genomic region of Hymenobacter siberiensis:
- a CDS encoding 4Fe-4S binding protein: MTPTLSPPLPATSPAEKLTLAVVAGGLLALLLAWADADPARRTTWFWLALGLVSAGTLAWSWLKYGQHPAGVQQDNLWLRASTGRGAIAWITGLVLTGFYVVLYWYSGDDGKGNFGLLNNLVHPLDSFSQALRGKPADQWFLYGTFYTLAILLMGGRALWKYRHSRYQVIRTASVMFFQLGFAFLIPGLLQFFQQPEFYFTYFWPLHYQYLWPSDVHSLIQNGQALGVFMVFWGAVMSFVATPVLTYFYGKRWYCSWVCGCGGLAETAGDPYRHLADTSRTAWRWEVRIIYTVLGLIIAITALLWVHFATGGTLLGEAGNVGAKWYGFAIGAVFSGVIGVGFYPLMGSRVWCRFGCPMAAYLGLLQKHFSRFRISTNGAQCISCGNCSNVCEMGIDVQQYAQRGEPIIRASCVGCGMCSTACPRGVLNLENGPREGRYQSSQLIHADSLRILS; this comes from the coding sequence ATGACGCCTACTCTCTCCCCGCCCCTGCCCGCGACTTCGCCCGCCGAAAAGCTCACGCTGGCCGTAGTGGCCGGCGGCCTGCTGGCCCTGCTCCTGGCCTGGGCCGATGCCGACCCCGCGCGCCGCACTACCTGGTTCTGGCTGGCCCTGGGCCTGGTGAGCGCCGGCACCCTGGCCTGGAGCTGGCTGAAATACGGCCAGCACCCGGCGGGCGTACAGCAGGACAACCTTTGGCTACGAGCCAGCACCGGGCGCGGCGCCATTGCCTGGATTACCGGGCTGGTGCTCACCGGCTTCTACGTGGTGCTATACTGGTACAGCGGCGATGATGGCAAGGGTAATTTTGGCCTGCTCAACAACCTGGTGCATCCGCTCGACAGCTTCAGCCAGGCGCTGCGGGGCAAGCCAGCCGACCAATGGTTTCTCTATGGCACGTTCTACACGCTGGCGATACTGCTGATGGGCGGCCGGGCGCTGTGGAAATACCGCCACTCGCGCTACCAGGTTATCCGCACCGCTTCGGTGATGTTTTTCCAGTTGGGCTTTGCGTTTCTGATTCCGGGGCTGCTCCAGTTTTTTCAGCAGCCGGAGTTTTATTTCACCTACTTCTGGCCGCTGCACTACCAGTACCTGTGGCCCAGTGATGTGCACAGCCTCATCCAGAATGGGCAGGCGCTGGGCGTGTTCATGGTGTTCTGGGGCGCGGTGATGTCGTTCGTGGCCACGCCGGTGCTCACCTATTTCTACGGCAAGCGCTGGTACTGCTCGTGGGTGTGCGGCTGCGGCGGCCTGGCCGAAACTGCCGGCGACCCCTACCGCCACCTCGCCGATACCAGCCGCACCGCCTGGCGCTGGGAGGTCCGTATTATCTACACCGTGCTGGGGCTGATAATTGCCATTACGGCGCTGCTGTGGGTGCACTTCGCCACCGGCGGTACGCTACTGGGCGAGGCCGGCAACGTTGGGGCCAAATGGTACGGCTTTGCCATCGGGGCCGTGTTTTCGGGGGTCATCGGGGTGGGCTTCTACCCCTTGATGGGCTCGCGGGTGTGGTGCCGCTTCGGCTGCCCCATGGCCGCCTACCTGGGCCTGCTGCAAAAGCATTTCTCCCGCTTCCGCATCAGCACCAACGGCGCGCAATGCATCTCGTGCGGCAACTGCTCCAACGTGTGCGAAATGGGCATCGACGTGCAGCAATACGCCCAGCGCGGCGAGCCCATCATCCGGGCCTCGTGCGTGGGCTGCGGCATGTGCAGCACCGCCTGCCCCCGCGGCGTGCTCAACCTGGAAAACGGCCCGCGCGAAGGCCGGTATCAGTCGTCGCAATTGATTCACGCAGATTCATTGCGGATTTTGAGCTAG
- a CDS encoding alpha/beta fold hydrolase yields the protein MPSFLLFLWLSLLLAATIAPAQTAPLNATLDGYEYPFSVRYLPLKLEGQALRMAYMDEPSTARPNGRTVVLLHGKNFFGAYWHETIKTLSAVGFRVVVPDQIGFGKSDKADIHYSFHQLARNIRQLLDTLGVKKAVIVGHSMGGMLATRFALLYPETTEKLVLENPIGLEDYRVGVPFQTVDQAEATELKSTEASIRKYHATYYLNGYPAAHDQWLLPLAAQTHSPDFPKVARANALTFEMIYQQPVSYEFSRITVPTLLIIGQDDRTVVGKGLIKDPKILAQMGQYPALGRRTAAQIKGAKLVEIPNVGHISHLEAPAQFYKSLLGFLG from the coding sequence ATGCCCAGTTTCCTACTGTTTCTCTGGCTGTCCCTGCTGCTGGCCGCCACCATTGCTCCGGCCCAGACTGCACCGCTCAACGCCACGCTCGACGGCTACGAATACCCCTTCTCGGTGCGCTACCTGCCCCTAAAGCTGGAAGGCCAGGCCCTGCGCATGGCCTACATGGACGAGCCGTCCACTGCCCGGCCCAATGGCCGCACGGTGGTGCTGCTCCACGGCAAAAACTTTTTCGGAGCCTACTGGCACGAGACGATAAAAACGCTGTCCGCCGTTGGTTTCCGCGTAGTAGTACCCGACCAAATTGGCTTCGGCAAGTCGGATAAGGCCGATATTCACTACTCGTTTCATCAGCTGGCCCGCAATATCAGGCAGTTGCTCGACACGCTGGGCGTGAAAAAAGCTGTTATTGTGGGGCACAGCATGGGCGGGATGCTGGCCACCCGTTTCGCCCTCCTCTACCCCGAAACCACCGAAAAGCTGGTCCTCGAAAACCCCATCGGCTTGGAGGATTACCGCGTGGGCGTGCCCTTCCAGACCGTGGACCAGGCCGAAGCCACCGAACTGAAAAGCACCGAAGCCAGCATCCGCAAATACCACGCGACCTATTATCTCAACGGCTACCCGGCGGCCCACGACCAGTGGCTGCTGCCCCTCGCCGCCCAAACCCACAGCCCCGACTTCCCCAAAGTAGCCCGTGCCAACGCCCTTACCTTCGAGATGATATATCAACAGCCGGTGAGCTACGAATTCAGCCGAATAACGGTGCCTACGCTACTCATCATCGGCCAGGATGACCGTACTGTGGTAGGCAAAGGCCTGATAAAAGACCCCAAAATCCTGGCTCAAATGGGCCAGTACCCCGCGCTGGGCCGCCGCACCGCCGCCCAAATCAAGGGCGCGAAACTGGTGGAGATTCCGAACGTGGGGCACATTTCGCATCTGGAAGCTCCGGCGCAGTTTTACAAGTCGCTGCTTGGATTTTTGGGATAG
- a CDS encoding peroxiredoxin, translating into MLQVGQPAPDFTLTTTSGETFRLADQRGRHLVLYFYPKDDTPGCTAEACSFRDQYEDFKDLGAEVIGISSDSEKSHQKFTQKHRLPFELLADTDGKVRKLYEVPRALLGLLPGRVTFVIDKNGIIQYIFNSLSGATDHVSNAKKVLKGLPA; encoded by the coding sequence ATGCTCCAGGTAGGCCAGCCCGCTCCCGATTTCACGCTCACCACCACCTCCGGCGAAACTTTTCGCCTGGCCGACCAACGTGGCCGGCATCTGGTGCTGTACTTCTATCCGAAGGACGACACCCCCGGCTGCACGGCCGAGGCCTGCTCGTTCCGCGACCAGTACGAGGATTTCAAAGACCTCGGGGCCGAGGTTATCGGCATCAGCTCCGACAGCGAGAAGTCGCACCAGAAATTTACCCAGAAGCACCGCCTGCCCTTCGAGCTGCTGGCCGATACCGACGGGAAAGTGCGCAAGCTCTACGAAGTGCCCCGCGCCCTGCTGGGCCTGCTGCCCGGCCGCGTTACGTTTGTGATTGATAAGAATGGCATTATCCAGTACATTTTCAACTCATTGAGTGGCGCGACAGACCATGTGAGCAATGCCAAGAAAGTGCTGAAAGGGCTGCCTGCGTAA
- a CDS encoding glycosyltransferase family 2 protein, whose translation MPQPRVSVIIPAHNEAGAIGLVLAEIPAGLAQEVIVVDNNSTDNTGEMARAGGATVLREPRPGYGYACLAGMAHAFGRPQSEQPDIVVFLDGDHSDFPEQMPELLAPLLRGEADLVIGSRALGVREKGSLLPQQRFGNWLAARLLNIRYGGTVTDLGPFRAVTAPALLRISMEDKTYGWTVEMQVKAARLGLRTVEVPVRYRKRIGTSKVSGTVRGTLGAGYKILWTIFKYW comes from the coding sequence ATGCCCCAGCCCCGCGTCAGCGTTATCATTCCCGCCCACAACGAGGCCGGGGCCATTGGCCTGGTGCTGGCCGAAATCCCGGCTGGTTTGGCGCAGGAGGTGATTGTGGTCGATAACAACTCGACCGACAACACCGGCGAAATGGCCCGGGCCGGCGGGGCCACCGTGTTGCGCGAGCCGCGCCCCGGCTACGGCTACGCCTGCCTGGCCGGCATGGCCCACGCCTTTGGCCGGCCCCAATCCGAACAGCCCGACATCGTCGTATTTCTCGATGGCGACCATTCCGACTTCCCCGAACAAATGCCCGAACTACTGGCCCCGCTCCTGCGCGGGGAGGCCGACCTGGTCATCGGCTCGCGGGCCCTGGGCGTGCGCGAAAAGGGCTCCCTCCTGCCCCAGCAGCGGTTTGGCAACTGGCTGGCCGCCCGTCTGCTGAATATTCGCTACGGCGGCACTGTCACCGATTTGGGGCCGTTCCGGGCAGTGACGGCCCCGGCCCTGCTGCGCATTAGCATGGAAGACAAAACTTACGGCTGGACCGTAGAAATGCAGGTGAAGGCCGCCCGCCTGGGCCTGCGCACCGTGGAAGTGCCCGTGCGCTACCGCAAGCGCATCGGCACGAGCAAGGTATCGGGCACGGTGCGCGGCACCCTTGGGGCGGGCTACAAGATTCTGTGGACGATTTTTAAGTACTGGTAA